CCTGCAGCTCTGTTTCTCTGTGTTTGGCAACCAAGTCTCTCGGTGCTGGCCCAACAGAGTGATACTTCCTTTCTGCAGCAGGCTCAGACTGCCATTGAGGAAGGACGCTACACCGATGCAGAGACAATGTTGCAGCAAGCGATCGCCCAACGCCCTGATTCGGCAGAAGCCTACTATTACCTGGGACTGAGCCTTCATCAACAGTTCCGCCTCAGAGAAGCGATTTTAGCCTACCGAAATGCGATTCGGATTAGCCCTAAATATGACTTGCCCTATATCAACTTAGGTCTAGCCTGGATTGAGGGGCGGCGGTTAGACGAAGCCAGCAAGGTTTTTCGTCAAGTTTTGACGCTCCCTGACCGAGAAGAATCTCCGGCAAGCAACCACACGCTGGCCCACTACAACCTCGCCATTATTTTCAAGCGCGAGGATAACCCGGAAGCAGCACTAAAGGAAGTCCAAGCGGCCTTGGACATCACACCGGACTTTGAATCAGCCCAAGAACTCCTTCAGGAGCTGCAGTCACCTGACCGCTCAAAAGGTGACTAGAAACGCGGTTCCATCTCAGTGCCAAGCTCTGACCCCCCATTCAGTCTGCCTCTAAGAGCGATCTGCGAGGAATTCGGTGATCGGTCGGCTATCTTAAAAGTGTGAGGGTGAAATCAAAAGTCGTCGTCGGCTATCGGACCTATGAACTCTATTGTGCAAGCAGCTATATTGGGCAGTCTTATCCTGTATACAGGTACGGCACCAGCGATTTCAGGACGGTCATCATTCGTTGCGGCTGCCCCTTCATCCTCTGCCGAGAGCTTGCTAAAGCAGGGACAGGAGCAAGCAAAACAGGGTGATTTTCGGGGCGCGATCGCAACCTACAATCAAGCCTTGCAAGCCAATCCCCGCCTCACAGAGATCTACTTAGCTCGGGGGCTGGCCTATCACGATCTGCAAAATTACCCGCAAGCGATCGCCGACTTTAACCAAGCCTTAAAAATTGAACCCACAAACGCAGTATTGCTCTACAACCGAGGCGAAGCCCGCAGTGACGTAGGCGACCTTGACGGGGCCATGTCAGATCTCAGTCGGGCCATTGAGGTTGATCC
This is a stretch of genomic DNA from Acaryochloris thomasi RCC1774. It encodes these proteins:
- a CDS encoding tetratricopeptide repeat protein → MISLKRLMHVAPAALFLCVWQPSLSVLAQQSDTSFLQQAQTAIEEGRYTDAETMLQQAIAQRPDSAEAYYYLGLSLHQQFRLREAILAYRNAIRISPKYDLPYINLGLAWIEGRRLDEASKVFRQVLTLPDREESPASNHTLAHYNLAIIFKREDNPEAALKEVQAALDITPDFESAQELLQELQSPDRSKGD
- a CDS encoding tetratricopeptide repeat protein; this encodes MNSIVQAAILGSLILYTGTAPAISGRSSFVAAAPSSSAESLLKQGQEQAKQGDFRGAIATYNQALQANPRLTEIYLARGLAYHDLQNYPQAIADFNQALKIEPTNAVLLYNRGEARSDVGDLDGAMSDLSRAIEVDPNYAQAYNFRAILYSTRLGNLKLALDDLQQAIKLQPDYANAYYNRGNVLTAMEDIEGAIADYTEAIKLEPELAEAYGHRGILRARTGDSQAGMADLQQAAQLFEQQGDEANYQKTLMFIQEVEQQNLVPLS